From one Flavobacterium sp. N502536 genomic stretch:
- a CDS encoding penicillin acylase family protein, which translates to MFKTLKLAFVICCVSFQLSAQKINPKEVARLENLARQVTIIRDNWGIPHVYGKTDANAVFGLLYVQCEDDFKRIEMNYIEKLGRLSEIKGQSVLYNDLEIRLLIDSEEAKADYKKAPLWLKKLLNSYADAINFYLYKHPEVKPALLTHFEPWFPLLWTDGSIGAISTADLTTAELKAFYSGNSDKVAYVEREKNVQTGSNGFAFAPSKTADGNAILYINPHTTFYFRPEVQVTSEEGLNVYGAVTWGQFFVYQGFNEHCGWMHTSSNVDVADMYAEKIIDKKGKLFYEFDKKLIPVIEKEITIHYTENGKLIPKKFKTYFTNNGPIMAKRDGKWISLKSHNRSMTSLIQSWVRTKSTSFEDYKKAMDLKANTSNNTVYADNKGNIAYWHGNFIPVRDKNFNWSKVVDGSILATQWKGLHEVNETVHLYNPVNGWLQNCNSTPYSVAGENSPKRENYLPYMAPDGENFRGVNAVRIFSKGNQYTLDKVIADGYDTKLSIFEILIPSLISVFEKNSNPTNPEYAELKEAISLLKNWDYYAQENSVATTLAVEWAYKLDPIILKAYIDEGEPDQVENTKKFAKNATADQMLPQLQAVLKELTSKWGTWKIAWGEMNRFQRSNGDIDLKYDDALPSLPIAFGPGSWGSLPSFKSSYQKGSKKRYGYNGNSFVCAVEFGPKIKAKSLLAGGNSGDPNSRHFNDQSEMYQKGSFKEVLFYKEDVIKNAEKTYHPGQ; encoded by the coding sequence ATGTTTAAAACTCTAAAATTAGCCTTTGTAATTTGCTGTGTCAGTTTTCAGCTTTCCGCACAAAAAATTAATCCTAAAGAAGTAGCCCGTCTTGAAAATCTAGCCCGTCAGGTGACCATTATCAGGGACAACTGGGGCATTCCGCATGTTTACGGAAAGACGGATGCCAATGCGGTTTTCGGATTACTCTATGTGCAATGTGAAGATGATTTTAAACGGATTGAGATGAATTATATTGAAAAGCTGGGCAGGCTTTCGGAAATAAAAGGACAATCTGTTTTATACAATGATTTAGAAATTAGACTTTTAATAGACTCCGAAGAAGCAAAAGCCGATTACAAAAAAGCACCTTTATGGCTTAAAAAACTACTGAACAGTTATGCCGATGCCATCAACTTTTATTTGTACAAACATCCCGAAGTAAAACCGGCACTCCTAACCCATTTTGAGCCCTGGTTCCCACTGCTTTGGACGGACGGAAGTATTGGAGCCATAAGTACAGCCGATCTTACCACAGCAGAATTAAAAGCTTTTTACTCCGGCAATTCCGATAAAGTAGCCTACGTGGAAAGAGAAAAAAACGTTCAGACAGGTTCTAACGGTTTTGCTTTTGCACCCTCAAAAACAGCTGACGGTAACGCTATTTTATACATCAATCCGCATACTACCTTTTATTTCAGACCTGAAGTACAGGTAACTAGCGAAGAGGGACTAAACGTTTACGGAGCGGTGACCTGGGGACAGTTTTTTGTCTATCAAGGCTTTAATGAACATTGTGGATGGATGCACACCTCATCCAATGTAGATGTCGCCGACATGTATGCCGAAAAAATTATCGATAAAAAGGGCAAATTGTTTTATGAATTCGATAAAAAATTAATCCCGGTTATTGAAAAAGAAATAACGATACATTATACCGAAAACGGAAAACTGATTCCTAAAAAGTTCAAAACCTACTTTACCAACAACGGTCCGATTATGGCAAAACGCGATGGAAAATGGATCAGTTTGAAGTCACATAATCGTTCGATGACCAGTTTAATTCAGAGTTGGGTCAGAACCAAATCTACCAGTTTTGAAGATTACAAAAAAGCAATGGATTTGAAAGCCAACACCTCCAACAATACTGTTTATGCAGATAACAAGGGAAACATTGCGTATTGGCACGGGAATTTTATTCCGGTCAGAGACAAAAATTTCAATTGGTCTAAAGTAGTAGACGGATCAATTTTAGCAACACAATGGAAAGGCCTGCACGAGGTAAACGAAACTGTTCATTTGTATAATCCGGTAAATGGCTGGTTGCAAAACTGCAATTCGACTCCTTACTCCGTTGCCGGAGAAAACAGTCCGAAAAGAGAAAACTATTTGCCTTATATGGCACCTGACGGAGAAAATTTCAGAGGCGTAAACGCAGTTCGAATTTTCAGCAAAGGCAATCAATATACTTTAGACAAAGTAATTGCAGACGGATACGATACCAAACTGTCGATTTTCGAAATTTTAATTCCGTCTTTGATTAGCGTTTTCGAAAAAAACAGCAACCCAACAAATCCTGAATATGCGGAATTAAAAGAAGCCATTTCACTCTTAAAAAACTGGGATTATTATGCTCAGGAAAATTCGGTAGCAACCACATTAGCGGTGGAATGGGCGTATAAACTAGACCCTATTATACTCAAAGCCTATATCGATGAAGGAGAACCGGATCAGGTAGAAAACACCAAAAAATTTGCAAAAAACGCAACCGCCGATCAGATGCTTCCGCAATTACAGGCAGTTTTAAAAGAACTGACCTCAAAATGGGGAACCTGGAAAATTGCCTGGGGAGAAATGAACCGCTTTCAGCGTTCCAACGGCGACATCGATTTAAAGTATGACGATGCGCTGCCAAGTTTGCCTATCGCTTTTGGTCCGGGTTCATGGGGAAGTTTACCTTCCTTTAAAAGCAGCTATCAAAAAGGCTCTAAAAAACGATATGGTTACAATGGCAACAGTTTTGTTTGTGCTGTAGAATTTGGTCCAAAAATAAAAGCAAAATCCCTATTGGCAGGAGGTAACAGCGGCGACCCGAACTCCCGACACTTCAACGATCAGAGCGAAATGTATCAAAAAGGAAGTTTCAAAGAAGTCTTATTTTACAAAGAAGATGTGATCAAAAATGC